From the genome of Colletotrichum higginsianum IMI 349063 chromosome 4, whole genome shotgun sequence, one region includes:
- a CDS encoding Duf895 domain membrane protein: MAHQQTQTQGAPSAASYNSTPEAEIPGTTKRTWYRTVFFQATVIGLCAFFAPGLYNAMQSTGAGGQQTPYLVMSANAVLGVMMVVTCSMGSVVANRIGLKNALVFGTTGYAIYSASLYTNNRYGNEWFVYVGSAACGITAGVFWAAEGAIMISYPEDHKRGRYLAYWLAYRNGGSIVGGAINLAFKCLGPFVAMLLSSAEKVQRQDGKKVAKAERIPTVAELKAVGKILVREDFLLVFPFFFYATFLLSYAGSYLSLYFSVRSRALASLVSALAQITANFFFGHFLDWTRLTINQRARFAYIGMMALFGGTWVWATIIQREYGLNAPALDWVDNGFGRGWALYILLQVNFALAYNYGYWLAGYMARDTAEIIRFTSTVRAVEAAGGAVASGISSTHAPLLAAVGVNFGLWGLALIPTYLIVRTIGIKHSEAVSEEDSGKGVSD; the protein is encoded by the exons ATGGCGCATCAACAAACCCAGACGCAAGGGGccccctcggcggcctcgtaCAACTCGACTCCAGAGGCTGAGATCCCCGGGACCACAAAGAGAACATGGTATCGAACGGTCTTCTTCCAAGCCACAGTCATCGGCCTTTGTGCCTTCTTCGCCCCTGGACTGTACAATGCTATGCAATCGACCGGAGCAGGTGGGCAACAAACTCCGTATCTGGTGAT GTCCGCAAATGCCGTCCTGGGAGTCATGATGGTCGTGACTTGCTCAATGGGCAGTGTCGTCGCCAACAGGATCGGCCTGAAGAACGCGTTGGTCTTTGGCACGACGGGATA CGCTATATACTCGGCTTCGCTGTACACGAACAACCGCTACGGTAACGAGTGGTTTGTCTATGTGGGATCCGCCGCTTGTGGAATCACCGCAGGCGTCTTCTGGGCGGCTGAAGGGGCCATCATGATCAGTT ACCCAGAGGATCACAAACGAGGCAGATATCTCGCCTACTGGCTGGCATACAGAAAC GGCGGCTCGATCGTCGGAGGCGCCATCAACCTCGCTTTCA AATGCCTAGGTCCGTTCGTCGCAATGCTCCTCTCGTCCGCCGAAAAGGTTCAGCGTCAAGACGGAAAGAAGGTGGCAAAAGCAGAGCGGATTCCAACCGTGGCCGAACTGAAGGCCGTCGGCAAGATTCTCGTCCGTGAGGACTTCCTCTTGGT cttccccttcttcttttacGCCACCTTTTTGCTCTCGTATGCGGGCTCTTACCTGTCGCTCTACTTTTCCGTCCGCTCCCGCGCCCTGGCGTCACTAGTCTCCGCGTTGGCCCAAATCACCGCcaacttcttcttcggccatTTCCTCGACTGGACCCGCCTGACCATCAACCAGCGTGCTCGGTTCGCTTACATTGGCATGATGGCCCTGTTTGGGGGGACTTGGGTGTGGGCGACCATCATTCAGCGCGAGTACGGCTTGAATGCACCAGCGCTGGACTGGGTGGACAACGGTTTCGGCCGTGGCTGGGCACTGTACATCCTGCTGCAGGTTAACTT TGCCTTGGCTTACAACTACGGCTACTGGCTGGCCGGGTACATGGCTCGTGACACTGCTGAGATCATCAGATTCACGTCGACTGTacgcgccgtcgaggctgcAGGCGGTGCCGTGGCATCCGGTATCAGCTCTACTCATGCTCCC ctgctggccgccgTGGGAGTCAACTTTGGGCTGTGGGGCTTGGCACTCATTCCGACGTACCTCATTGTGCGTACCATCGGCATCAAACACTCGGAAGCTGTCTCTGAAGAGGATTCTGGGAAGGGGGTATCTGATTAG
- a CDS encoding Phytanoyl-CoA dioxygenase, which translates to MSRATWQEDFEKNGFAVIPSVITRDKAAHYQNQAFAWLQSFDNPALDLANPATWTPGNLPFISGINTFNHYGVVHEKFMWDIRQEQGVIDVFAKVWGTDELIVSFDALNITLPRRPDHAPRQKWPHVDQSPYRKGLECVQGIVNLSKAGPEDGGLTVYPGTHKVTESFFRDRTDRAQWTRKDFFNYTPEQIAWFEEQGYREHKVVAEPGDLIIWDSRLIHYGAEPTPESDTIRTITYVSYAPASFATTEALGAKKQAFEKWQATTHWPHDNIVPRTNQPTLPDGSVDARRSEPREKPELTDKLLKLAGVEAY; encoded by the coding sequence ATGTCGAGAGCCACTTGGCAGGAGGATTTCGAGAAGAACGGCTTCGCGGTCATTCCATCCGTGATCACTCGCGACAAGGCCGCCCACTACCAAAACCAAGCCTTCGCATGGCTCCAGTCATTCGACAACCCTGCCTTGGACCTGGCCAACCCCGCGACATGGACGCCCGGCAACCTGCCCTTCATCTCCGGGATCAACACCTTCAACCACTACGGCGTCGTCCACGAGAAGTTCATGTGGGACATCCGCCAGGAGCAAGGCGTCATTGACGTCTTCGCCAAGGTCTGGGGCACCGACGAGCTCATCGTCTCGTTCGACGCCCTGAACATCACGCTCCCGCGAAGGCCGGACCATGCGCCCCGGCAGAAGTGGCCGCACGTCGACCAGAGCCCGTACAGAAAGGGACTGGAGTGCGTGCAAGGGATCGTGAACCTGTCCAAGGCAGGgcccgaagacggcgggctGACGGTGTATCCGGGAACCCACAAGGTCACCGAGTCGTTCTTCCGCGATCGTACCGACAGGGCCCAATGGACGAGGAAGGACTTTTTCAACTACACGCCGGAGCAGATCGCATGGTTCGAGGAGCAGGGATATCGAGAGCACAAGGTCGTCGCGGAGCCGGGCGACTTGATCATTTGGGATTCGCGGCTGATTCACTACGGCGCCGAGCCTACACCCGAAAGCGATACCATCCGGACCATCACGTACGTGTCGTACGCGCCGGCCTCTTTTGCGACAACGGAAGCCCTGGGTGCCAAGAAGCAGGCGTTTGAGAAGTGGCAGGCCACAACACACTGGCCGCACGACAACATCGTTCCGAGAACGAACCAACCGACTCTTCCGGACGGATCAGTCGACGCCAGAAGATCGGAGCCTCGGGAGAAGCCCGAGTTGACTGACAAGTTGCTGAAGCTGGCCGGAGTCGAGGCATACTAG
- a CDS encoding D-isomer specific 2-hydroxyacid dehydrogenase yields MGDIPDQASPLAKDVLLLLLSAAENPAWTRRVSERFPGLQVRWVDSRKPGGGYIQPDEIPDGVWDGVTIFYSYLPASPSRMSKVRFVQVSSAGVDKWVDHEVYKNPDVAFCTTNGCQSPQIAEWVIGTWLSSQHHFLRYANNMKEGFWESPLAVEVEDSVNLRMGILGYGAIGRQCGKIAQAMGMEVYAYTRSERSTPASRKDDSYCIPGTGDPDGLIPTKWFHGASRESVNAFLAQDLDILVLGLPLTEETKGLFGREQFEILSRRRTFVSNIARGPLVQNDALIEALETGKIRAAALDVTDPEPLPKDHPLWKAPNIFITPHVSWRTKVHWERVLGLLEANLERLHTRQPLINVVNRSLHY; encoded by the exons ATGGGTGATATTCCGGATCAAGCAAGCCCCTTGGCCAAGGACGtgctcctgctgcttctctcggcggcggagaacCCGGCGTGGACCCGGAGGGTCTCGGAGCGCTTCCCCGGCCTCCAAGTCCGCTGGGTCGACAGCCGgaagcccggcggcggctacaTCCAGCCAGACGAGATCCCGGATGGGGTGTGGGACGGCGTCACCATCTTCTACTCGTACCTGCCCGCGTCCCCGAGCCGCATGTCCAAGGTCCGCTTCGTGCAGGTGTCgtccgccggcgtcgacaagTGGGTGGACCACGAGGTCTACAAGAACCCGGACGTTGCCTTCTGCACGACAAACGGGTGCCAATC GCCGCAGATCGCCGAATGGGTCATTGGAACCTGGCTATCGAGCCAGCATCACTTCCTGCGCTATGCCAACAACATGAAGGAAGGCTTTTGGGAGAGCCCGCTagccgtcgaggtcgaggactCGGTCAACCTGCGGAT GGGCATCCTGGGCtacggcgccatcggccgCCAATGCGGCAAGATCGCGCAGGCGATGGGGATGGAGGTGTACGCCTACACGCGGAGCGAGCGGTCGACGCCAGCGTCCCGCAAGGACGACAGCTACTGCATCCCCGGCACCGGAGACCCGGACGGGTTGATTCCGACCAAGTGGTTCCACGGCGCGTCGAGGGAGTCCGTCAACGCCTTCCTGGCCCAggacctcgacatcctcgtcctGGGCCTGCCGCTCACCGAGGAGACCAAGGGGCTGTTCGGCAGGGAGCAGTTCGAGATCCTGTCGAGGCGCAGGACCTTCGTCTCCAACATCGCCCGGGGCCCGCTGGTCCAGAACGACGCCCTcatcgaggccctcgagacgggcaagatccgcgccgcggcgctcgaCGTGACGGACCCGGAGCCGCTTCCCAAGGACCACCCCTTGTGGAAGGCACCCAACATCTTCATCACGCCCCACGTCAGCTGGAGGACGAAGGTGCATTGGGAGCGAGTGCTGGGCCTTCTGGAGGCCAACCTGGAGCGGCTGCACACGAGACAGCCTCTCATCAACGTTGTCAACAGGTCCCTGCACTACTAG